GATCAATAAATTTCATGAGATAACCTTCATTACCTATATCCACTGAGCCCTTTTGTGAACAGCTATCATATTATAAATACTACTGAAAACGGAAAATCTACCATGTAAGGTAATTGTTTTGGCGAGTTTCCAATATATCGATAGTAGCAGAGACACCGtgcagtgttttttttttaaatgcgtattatttaaatacgacttaaaataaaaaccaacACGTGTCCGCGCCCTAGCCGATGTACATTGTACAGAGATCACAGATGACGCGCGACAATGAACAATTTTGCCAGCctaaacgaatcctcagccagcaagtagctacttccgaagtTCCGaccctcgacaataatgtactaatatTACATTGTGCAATACGCCTTATTGCACAATGTTATTGCCTGAATAGTTTGTGGTCAAAACGGGGTCAAAATTATTAACGAGAGCCAATAGAAAACTAATGCCCTAAGGGCAGagggtttttaactttttatgaCTCTACTCtactctaaaaaaaaaaaagcgctggtggcctagcggtaagagcgtgcgacttgcaatccggaggtcgcgggttcgaaccccggctcgtaccaatgagtttttcggaacttatgtacgaaatatcatttgatatttaccagtcgcttttcggtgaaggaaaacatcgtgaggaaaccggactaatcccaatacgggcctagtttaccctctgggttggaaggtcagatggcagtcgctttcgtaaaaactagtgcccacgccaattactgggattagttgccaagcggaccccaggctcccatgagccgtggcaaaatgccgggacaacgcgaggaagatgatgccATCCGCGGATTCGGATGCGGATGGTACCTGAtgcataaaaaacgtcaaatattacattttagtaattttatttacaaaaaaccggccaagtgcgagtcggactcgcgttccaagggttccgtacattaagtcccactcacgcttgactgctcatttctaatagttttttttggttaatgactaaattacctagtagtctagcacttacgccggaaataatgcggaagttccgcggttgcggatgcggatgcggatattcgcaacatccctggtaaaaACGATGAACTTTGGAATGTTGACATTGTTGATCCTATGAcacattattacttattatctCTAATCGATGCGAATAACAGAATAATAGTGTTATCTAATCATACCTaatcttttaaatatttttaaaatggcaaTCTATTGTTATCTTAAACGTAGGCGACTATGAAATTTAATGATATTTGTTAGACTTCTGTATTGATAGTTCGACTTATTACCATttcatgaataaaaaaatatgaaaaagaaatgaaTAATAGTGGGTTACGGTTAAGTTAGGTACTTCCATTTCTACAGCTACACCCCGACAATATCGCGCGATGGTGcatttgtataatatataatatatagtcaACCAGTATTTACTACCAAATATTTGTCTGATCTGATCTGAAAGATGTATTCTATCAAACCAAAAGATGgaaaagtaccttttgaagaaGCGCTCGCAAAAACGGGTAAGTTTACTGTTTTTCTACGAATATGGCCGatacaaaattttttttttaataaaataggttaattctttattgataaacataaaaacgtaaaaatagaaataatacctcctaaattaattaaaaatatctacctatatacacgtatttacaaataaaaaaatgggaGTTAGCTCGGCGCCggatggtagggtgcccagaaggctagTGGCGTTGCCGCGCTGAATGGCGATGCCGATTCGTTGGGCAAGGAAGTAACCGGCCCTCTGGCCACCCGTAGCATATTATCAGTCAGatatctatttaaaataatatttttaacaccCTGGAGAAAATCGAGATAATTCTTCCAACGTTATAGGTAATACGTATACCGTTATAGGTTCTAGGTAATAGGTATAGATCATAGGATATTTTATATTAGTAATATCTCAAGCTTAATGTGTGTACAAAATAATCGGGTACTTAATGTGAAAGTGGGGACCCATAAAGTTGTGTGCAGTCGGcttttttcattcaagattatcataatcataatcataatcatttaatcgcaatccatggtattacaggtgAAGCGaccatacatattattataatactttaCCGTGGTTGACCACGGACCATGGTAACGACACGATTTATTGTTACGATAAAGCACGGGAATCAGATGTATTGAGATTGTATTTAGCTCTGCTGCTCTTATTTTACCGTTGACAGTAGCAGAGTATCGTTCACAATATTATACTCGTAATGTATTGAATTACATCTTATATATATAAAAGCGTCCTTTAGGCTCATGCCTTTTAGGTTCCTCGCTTCTTTACTGTTACCGAATTTCTTACCatcttatataatattttttaacccccgacgcaaagagaggggtgttataagtttaacttaacgtgtctgtctgtggtatcgtaactcccaaacggatgaaccgattttcgtttagttttttttttgtgtcatagataattttattccgagtgttcttagccatgttCATCTATAGTCGgggggttttttaaattttaattttttccttTGTTTTCCAGGTTATGGTTTGTACAGTTACCTGGTAATAGCGGTAGCGGGAGCGTCCACCATCGCCTTCGTGACGTTATTGTACGGAAGCAGCATCATCGTGCCAGCGAGCGCGTGTGAGCTGGAAACCACCAGCGCGCAGCAGGGGCTGGTGGTAGGGGTGCCTGTCGCAGGTAAGCCTGAGTGACCTTCTCTTTACCCTCTGTTGACATGTAGggatactatagttcgtttttttagcattagaaagaacttgaaagaaggtaagcgattttgacatgtcttttaattgaaaaacactttttaaaaatcaataactattacttatcaaagcagaagactataaaagatcgtattagattcataattgttacatatttaccgtaacttatttttaaaatgagtttttcaattaaaagacacatcaagattgtttaccttatttctaatgctaaaaaaaacgaagtatagggaAGGGATTTAATTATATTAGGTCACCTCCATCCAACTTTTACTCAACAAAATGTGGCCACGTAAATTTCAAGCAACCCTGTTTCCTGGCATATTTATACCTTCAGTAACTATTTGTTTATGCTTTTTAAAATTTGGGTTCAGTCCTCGCGAAGTTTATCGGCGGCTGGATTCATAAAGTCTGTACGATTTTGATACTGATACGATGTtgtattataggacattataggaatttataggacattattacacaaattgactaagccccacggtaagctcatgaAAGCTtgtattatgatgatgatggtgatgaATGTGGAGATGTTCTGGAGAATGGGTGGAATAAATgagatgtacctacttacctatgtgCCGTTGAAGTTTTTTAGGCATTGATTATGGCTTTCTCTGCTAGTGAGGTCCTGGAGACTATAAAGTTATTTGGAGACTATGGCAGATGATTTCGTGTTTAAATCTTGCGTTGGAGAATTTTGATCATGGTCGTAGAAGATGCGCTGTTGATGGGTGTAGACTATATATTGTTGGTGTATACTTACTGAGACTGCGACTTTTCGACAGGGGCAGTGATAGGCTCCCTACTATGGGGCTACTTGGGTGACACACGCGGCCGCCGCAGCATGCTGCTGGTATCGCTGGCGCTGGGCGCTGTCTCCAACGCGCTGGCCAGCATCTCTGTCAACTGGCTCATGCTGATGATCGTCCAGTTGTGCACCGTCACATTGTAAGTTGTTGAATCAATGTTGGTTATTGCTAAGGGCAGTTCCTTAAGATCTTTTTACCTCTGCTGTTTTGTAGAACATATTTCTTCTTGTTCTTGACTACATCACGTCAAAAATTAGCAGTAGCTGTAGTTACGTAAGATATAAAAGTGGAAAGCACATTGAAAGTTGAAACTAATGATTTACTAATGAAGATACCACACAACTAATTAAAAAACGAGGGATAAATGTACAGATCTGGTGGACAAATCTATTAATGTATGGCGAGAATCAAGCACAGATGTGGGTAGACCTAGACAGATGTCTGCAGACACATAGTATTTGACTGGTTAAACTTTTTTTCTTCTGTCCATATTGCGAGCTCCATTTGTcgtgtagaaaaaccaagcagttgccataaaaaaatacacattacaGAAATCTTGGTTGTGTTTGCAGGGGTTCAGGCATATACGTGCTGTCAATGGCTCTGCTCAGCGAGAGCGTACCACTACAGAAACGTAACGTCGCCATGGTTCTGGTTTCCAGCATCTTTCTACTCGCACAAGGCATTAAATCAGGTACAAACaattatagtatggctcttctgaggtgaacttttcgcttcgaaccataatctttcaaacaaaggccattgtctctattatcgcaaacccgCTAGCTCgcgcgttagcacgtgccaagTACTGCTAACGAATCGACGTATTGTTACAAATATCGCCTTACCTAAGTCAAGTTACCCCTtgagataagattttttattgtaGAATTAAATTTAACATATTTAGAATTTTgtcttaagggctcatttagacggcgcgcgaactcgcatgcgattttagttacatttcggaccattgaggttacaacaattcagccgaccgatcaaataacgcaatgtaatgaattctcgcaccgtctaaatgagccctactgTAGTAATCACTTTCTAAATGAAAATAAGTACACAGTTCACCAAGTTGTTATTACAAATGACTTCCAAATATTTTAGTAATATCTATACCCATCATCTCGTTGACGTTCTCTTACCACCTGGAGGCGCTTGGTATCTACTGGAACTCCTGGCGTACGCTGCAGGTGGTGTACTCACTGCCGTGTGTTATCTGCGCGGTGTTCTGGGTTTTCATGCAGGAGAGCCCCAAGTACGAACTGGCTAGTGGAAATGAGGACGAGGCACTGAAGATCTTGAGGACTATCCACAGGTTGAATAATGGCAGTGAGGCAGAATTACAAGTATGTTTGTTGCATTGTTATAACTAAACAAatccaaaaatatataatattttttatcttaacacggttgttttctatgattcttcaatttcattttgcttttaccatattttttactgacgTAAAATCGAAACTACATACATCGAATCGAAATAGATTTCAAAAATCCTTATTTTGTGGGATATTCATATTTTAATCGATATTATATCTTGTTTGGATGGGCTGGATAGTTTGGGTAAACATTACAGTTGTCGTCATCAGCAAACAAATTCTGGATgactttatccacgtgataaaataagtgtcactttttaacaccacgTGTTTGAAAGAGACAACCATATAATCCGTGCAGGTCAAGATTTGATGATCTAGGAGAAATTAAAATACTTACTCGAATATTATAGTTATACTTTATACTTTTAGTTATTTGGA
The sequence above is a segment of the Cydia amplana chromosome 2, ilCydAmpl1.1, whole genome shotgun sequence genome. Coding sequences within it:
- the LOC134655815 gene encoding synaptic vesicle 2-related protein-like, with translation MYSIKPKDGKVPFEEALAKTGYGLYSYLVIAVAGASTIAFVTLLYGSSIIVPASACELETTSAQQGLVVGVPVAGAVIGSLLWGYLGDTRGRRSMLLVSLALGAVSNALASISVNWLMLMIVQLCTVTLGSGIYVLSMALLSESVPLQKRNVAMVLVSSIFLLAQGIKSVISIPIISLTFSYHLEALGIYWNSWRTLQVVYSLPCVICAVFWVFMQESPKYELASGNEDEALKILRTIHRLNNGSEAELQVYNHIIRAETDATEKKSNVKEQIVPLFKKPYLKSTLIMASLFILFQIIVAFLVWAPSIANQLMKLLETGEGSDLTLCQIIATEVDVHPDAAPCSINSTAMLLLLAMCSLQSVFNTILSLIVDKAGRRNTAMVVATLCGLSGVLVNLVSNAVGTAVLFVVFSLGAVSMGFYTAIAVTLFPTRLRTMAMAISMIGARLMSVVFIQIINYLLVSSCELGFYLFSALFASSALILALLPDDRRLLAPPKQPDPEILEEQHEQRTSF